The Enterobacter asburiae genome window below encodes:
- a CDS encoding SLC13 family permease, with the protein MSLWLTHPLLLPSLIVGVTIVLWATSLLPEFITALLFFTAAMTARIAPPEVIFGGFASSAFWLVFSGFVLGVAIRKTGLADRAARALSAKLTDSWVLMVASVVLLSYALAFVMPSNMGRIALLMPIVAAMAKRAGIADGSRAWYGLALAVGFGTFQLSATILPANVPNLVMSGAAEGSYGIHLNYVPYLLLHTPVLGILKGLILIGLICWLFPGSPKPPKEQAPSEPMGRDEKRLAWLLAVVLGMWVTESWHGVGPAWTGLAASIVVMLPRVGFITGEEFSAGVNMRTCIYVAGILGLAIVVTQTGIGTAVGEALLRIMPLDADRPFTSFLALTGITTALNFIMTANGVPALYTTLAQSFSDATGFPLLSVIMIQVLGYSTPLLPYQASPIVVAMGLGKVPARAGMVLCLALAIATYLVLLPLDYLWFSLLGKV; encoded by the coding sequence ATGTCGCTCTGGTTAACGCATCCTCTGCTGCTGCCCTCACTGATCGTTGGCGTCACCATCGTGCTGTGGGCGACGTCGCTATTGCCGGAATTTATCACCGCGCTGCTGTTCTTCACGGCGGCGATGACCGCCAGAATCGCCCCGCCGGAGGTCATCTTCGGCGGTTTTGCCTCGTCGGCTTTCTGGCTGGTCTTCAGCGGCTTTGTGCTTGGCGTGGCGATCCGTAAAACCGGACTGGCGGACAGGGCCGCCCGGGCGCTGTCGGCAAAGCTCACCGACTCCTGGGTGTTGATGGTGGCGAGCGTGGTGCTGCTGAGCTATGCGCTGGCGTTTGTAATGCCGTCGAACATGGGGCGTATTGCGCTGCTGATGCCGATTGTCGCGGCGATGGCAAAACGCGCCGGTATCGCCGACGGCTCCCGCGCCTGGTATGGGCTGGCGCTGGCCGTGGGGTTCGGGACTTTCCAGCTTTCGGCGACGATCCTGCCTGCAAACGTCCCCAATCTGGTAATGAGCGGTGCGGCGGAAGGTTCGTACGGTATCCATCTGAACTATGTCCCGTATCTGCTGCTGCACACGCCGGTGCTGGGCATTCTCAAAGGCCTGATCCTGATTGGCCTCATCTGCTGGCTATTTCCTGGCAGCCCAAAACCGCCGAAGGAACAGGCGCCGTCTGAGCCTATGGGGCGGGATGAAAAGCGTCTCGCCTGGCTGCTGGCGGTGGTGCTGGGGATGTGGGTGACGGAGAGCTGGCACGGCGTGGGGCCCGCGTGGACGGGGCTGGCGGCGTCGATCGTCGTCATGCTGCCGCGCGTTGGCTTTATCACCGGGGAAGAATTTTCAGCGGGCGTGAACATGCGCACCTGTATTTACGTCGCGGGTATTCTTGGGCTTGCGATCGTGGTGACGCAAACCGGTATCGGAACGGCAGTAGGTGAGGCGTTGCTACGCATTATGCCGCTGGATGCAGACAGACCGTTCACCAGTTTCCTGGCGCTGACCGGTATTACCACCGCGCTCAACTTCATTATGACCGCCAACGGCGTGCCGGCGCTGTACACCACGCTGGCGCAGAGTTTTTCGGACGCGACCGGTTTCCCGCTGCTGTCGGTGATCATGATTCAGGTGCTGGGCTATTCCACGCCGCTGCTGCCGTATCAGGCGTCTCCGATTGTGGTGGCGATGGGGTTAGGAAAGGTGCCTGCAAGGGCGGGGATGGTGCTCTGTCTGGCGCTGGCGATAGCGACCTATCTGGTGCTGCTGCCGCTGGATTATCTGTGGTTTAGTTTACTGGGGAAAGTGTAG
- the tpiA gene encoding triose-phosphate isomerase — protein sequence MRHPLVMGNWKLNGSRHMVNELVANLRKELAGVTGCAVAIAPPDMYLDLAKHAADGSHIILGAQNVDVNLSGAFTGETSAEMLKDIGAKYIIIGHSERRTYHKESDEFIAKKFAVLKEQGLIPVLCIGETEAENEAGKTEEVCARQIDAVLKTQGAAAFEGAVIAYEPVWAIGTGKSATPAQAQAVHKFIRDHIAKADAKVAEQVIIQYGGSVNASNAAELFTQPDIDGALVGGASLKADAFAVIVKAAEAAKQA from the coding sequence ATGCGACATCCTTTAGTGATGGGTAACTGGAAACTGAACGGCAGCCGCCACATGGTAAACGAGCTGGTTGCGAACCTGCGTAAAGAGCTGGCTGGCGTGACGGGCTGCGCGGTTGCTATCGCTCCGCCGGATATGTACCTGGATCTGGCTAAACACGCCGCTGACGGAAGCCACATCATTCTGGGCGCGCAGAACGTTGACGTTAACCTGTCTGGCGCGTTCACCGGTGAAACCTCCGCTGAAATGCTGAAAGATATCGGCGCGAAATACATCATCATCGGCCACTCTGAGCGTCGCACCTATCACAAAGAATCCGATGAGTTCATCGCGAAGAAATTCGCCGTGCTGAAAGAGCAGGGTCTGATCCCGGTTCTGTGCATCGGTGAAACCGAAGCGGAAAACGAAGCGGGCAAAACCGAAGAAGTATGCGCACGTCAGATCGACGCAGTGCTGAAAACCCAGGGCGCGGCAGCGTTCGAAGGCGCGGTAATCGCATACGAGCCAGTCTGGGCGATCGGTACCGGCAAATCTGCAACCCCTGCGCAGGCTCAGGCGGTTCACAAATTCATCCGTGACCACATTGCTAAAGCCGACGCGAAGGTCGCTGAGCAAGTGATTATTCAGTACGGCGGTTCCGTAAACGCCTCCAACGCTGCTGAGCTGTTCACCCAGCCAGACATCGATGGCGCGCTGGTTGGCGGTGCATCCCTGAAAGCTGACGCTTTCGCGGTGATCGTTAAGGCAGCAGAAGCGGCTAAACAGGCGTAA
- a CDS encoding DUF1454 family protein, with amino-acid sequence MKSSARSLFLCLALLSAGYPLHAAETTAPTTAPYLLAGAPSFDQSISQFRETFNQTNPTLPLDEFRAIDGSRDTPTLTRAASKINENLYASTALERGTLKIKSMQITWLPIQGPEQKAAKAKALEYMSAVLQAFTPALTKKQSQQKLQKLLTAGKNKRYYADTEGAIRYVVADNGEKGLTFAVEPIKLALSDTLGGAN; translated from the coding sequence ATGAAAAGTTCGGCACGTTCTCTTTTCCTGTGTTTAGCGCTGCTCAGCGCGGGTTATCCCCTGCACGCCGCCGAAACCACTGCCCCGACCACAGCACCGTATCTGCTGGCGGGCGCGCCGTCCTTCGATCAGTCCATCAGCCAGTTTCGTGAAACCTTCAATCAGACCAACCCCACGCTGCCGCTGGATGAGTTTCGCGCCATTGATGGCTCACGCGATACCCCCACACTGACCCGTGCGGCAAGCAAGATAAATGAGAATTTGTATGCTTCTACGGCGCTGGAGCGCGGTACGTTAAAAATCAAAAGCATGCAAATCACCTGGCTGCCGATACAGGGGCCAGAGCAGAAAGCTGCGAAGGCGAAAGCGCTGGAGTACATGAGCGCGGTACTGCAGGCCTTTACCCCTGCGCTGACGAAAAAGCAAAGTCAGCAAAAGCTGCAAAAACTCCTTACCGCCGGGAAAAACAAGCGTTACTACGCTGATACCGAAGGCGCGATCCGCTATGTTGTGGCGGACAACGGCGAAAAAGGACTGACCTTCGCTGTTGAACCGATTAAGCTGGCACTATCTGACACCCTCGGCGGGGCGAATTAA
- a CDS encoding DUF805 domain-containing protein, whose amino-acid sequence MTIQQWLFSFKGRIGRRDFWIWMVTWVVAMLLLFFVAYNAWLSTQTAAFALVCLLWPTAAVVVKRLHDRGRSGAWAFLIILAWMLVAGNWAMLPSILPWVVGRLLPSVIFVMMIVDLGAFIGTQSENKYGKDTVEVKYR is encoded by the coding sequence ATGACCATACAGCAGTGGCTGTTTTCATTCAAAGGGCGTATTGGACGCCGTGATTTCTGGATCTGGATGGTGACGTGGGTTGTCGCCATGCTGCTTCTGTTTTTCGTTGCTTACAACGCCTGGCTGAGCACGCAAACGGCGGCCTTCGCGCTGGTCTGTCTGCTATGGCCAACGGCGGCGGTTGTCGTAAAACGGCTGCACGATCGCGGACGTTCCGGCGCGTGGGCATTTCTGATTATTCTGGCGTGGATGCTGGTGGCGGGAAACTGGGCGATGCTTCCGTCCATCCTGCCGTGGGTCGTGGGCAGGCTGCTGCCGTCGGTCATCTTCGTGATGATGATTGTCGATCTGGGCGCGTTTATTGGCACCCAGAGCGAAAATAAATACGGTAAAGACACCGTTGAGGTGAAATACCGCTGA
- the fpr gene encoding ferredoxin--NADP(+) reductase gives MADWVTGKVTKVQFWTDALFSLTVHAPVHPFKAGQFAKLGLDVDGERVQRAYSYVNAPDNPDLEFYLVTVPDGKLSPRLAALEPGDEVQIVSEAAGFFVLEEIPDCDTLWMLATGTAIGPYLSILQYGKDLERFKNIVLVHAARYAADLSYLPQMQALEQQYGGKLKIQTVVSRETVAGALTGRVPALIESGALEDAVGLPLNAETSHVMLCGNPQMVRDTQQLLKDTRQMTKHLRRRPGHMTAEHYW, from the coding sequence ATGGCGGACTGGGTAACAGGTAAAGTCACAAAGGTACAGTTCTGGACCGATGCGCTATTTAGTCTCACCGTACATGCTCCCGTTCACCCGTTTAAAGCCGGGCAATTTGCGAAGCTGGGACTGGACGTCGACGGCGAGCGCGTGCAGCGCGCCTACTCTTACGTTAACGCGCCTGATAACCCGGATCTCGAGTTCTATCTGGTCACCGTTCCTGACGGTAAGCTCAGCCCGCGCCTTGCCGCCCTAGAGCCCGGCGACGAGGTGCAAATTGTGAGTGAAGCGGCAGGCTTCTTTGTGCTTGAAGAGATCCCTGACTGCGACACGCTCTGGATGCTGGCAACCGGTACGGCCATCGGCCCTTATCTCTCTATTTTGCAGTACGGCAAAGACCTGGAGCGCTTTAAAAACATCGTGCTGGTGCACGCTGCGCGCTACGCCGCAGACCTGAGCTATTTGCCGCAGATGCAGGCGCTTGAACAGCAGTACGGCGGGAAGTTAAAGATTCAGACGGTGGTCAGCCGCGAAACCGTAGCAGGAGCGCTTACCGGTCGCGTGCCGGCGTTAATTGAGAGTGGCGCCCTGGAAGACGCGGTGGGTTTGCCGCTGAACGCTGAAACCAGCCACGTCATGCTGTGCGGCAACCCGCAGATGGTTCGTGACACGCAGCAGCTTCTGAAGGATACCCGGCAGATGACGAAACATCTTCGTCGCCGACCGGGCCATATGACCGCCGAACACTACTGGTGA
- the glpX gene encoding class II fructose-bisphosphatase, with protein MKRELAIEFSRVTEAAALAGYKWLGRGDKNTADGAAVHAMRIVLNQVNIDGTIVIGEGEIDEAPMLYIGEKVGTGKGDAVDIAVDPIEGTRMTAMGQANALAVMAVGDKGCFLNAPDMYMEKLIVGPGAKGAIDLSLPLEENLHNIAKALGKPLSELTVTILAKPRHDATIAQMQKLGVRVFAIPDGDVAASILTCMPDSEVDVLYGIGGAPEGVVSAAVIRALDGDMQARLLPRHEVKGDSEENRRIGENELARCEAMGIEANKVLALDEMARSDNVVFSATGITKGDLLDGITRKGNMATTETLLIRGKSRTIRRIQSIHYLDRKDPDVQTHIL; from the coding sequence ATGAAACGTGAACTTGCTATCGAGTTTTCCCGCGTCACCGAAGCGGCCGCACTTGCAGGCTATAAATGGCTGGGTCGTGGCGACAAAAATACCGCAGACGGCGCAGCCGTCCATGCCATGCGCATTGTACTTAACCAGGTCAACATCGACGGCACCATTGTGATCGGCGAAGGCGAGATCGACGAAGCGCCGATGCTCTACATCGGTGAAAAAGTCGGTACAGGCAAAGGCGATGCCGTAGATATCGCGGTTGACCCGATCGAAGGCACCCGCATGACGGCGATGGGTCAGGCCAATGCGTTAGCGGTGATGGCCGTGGGCGATAAGGGCTGCTTCCTCAACGCGCCGGATATGTACATGGAAAAGCTGATTGTCGGTCCTGGCGCGAAGGGCGCAATCGACCTTAGCCTGCCGCTGGAAGAGAACCTGCACAACATCGCCAAAGCCCTGGGCAAACCCCTTAGCGAACTTACCGTGACGATTCTGGCGAAACCGCGCCACGACGCCACCATCGCGCAGATGCAAAAGCTCGGCGTGCGCGTATTTGCCATCCCTGACGGTGACGTTGCCGCCTCGATCCTGACCTGCATGCCGGACAGCGAAGTCGACGTGCTGTACGGCATCGGCGGCGCGCCGGAAGGTGTGGTCTCCGCGGCAGTGATCCGCGCGCTGGATGGCGATATGCAGGCCCGTCTGCTGCCCCGCCATGAGGTGAAAGGCGACAGCGAAGAGAACCGCCGCATCGGGGAAAACGAGCTTGCGCGCTGCGAAGCGATGGGCATCGAGGCCAATAAAGTGCTGGCTCTGGACGAGATGGCGCGTAGCGATAACGTTGTCTTCTCGGCGACCGGCATCACCAAAGGCGATCTGCTGGACGGCATCACCCGCAAGGGTAATATGGCCACCACTGAAACGCTGCTGATCCGCGGTAAATCACGCACCATTCGGCGCATCCAGTCTATCCACTATCTCGACCGCAAAGACCCGGACGTGCAGACGCACATTCTGTAA
- a CDS encoding anti-phage dCTP deaminase — MSSNTAKKIPASLSTTNSSSEDSIQTIVNRQSKELIIAFCGPIGSGIKAVRTAFEKNLKDLGYIVHHIHISSLMDVVNKKQLRFSDAYDRYIEKQKQGNFLREKFGYQIMAEAAIASIAEIKEKSKPKDTSETRFTGKFAYIIDQLKNPAEVELLRLVYQHNFYLVGVVRNESERKRNLRDEGISPQNIDDLIHRDRKSGGNSGQQVEKTILDADFFIRNNQSHSTQLNRKVERFLGLVHGKNGITPSLHEKGMFNAFSASLLSACLSRQVGAAIVDNMGNVLSTGRNDVPRPGGGLYTFEDENKDYRCIHKGGKCYNDLHKSKIKEKIVYLITKKIDGIRLETASKPFVEKSIRELLIESDFIESLSSSIYENSPIKSLIEYSRAIHAEMDAITTLARTGDASTKDKIMFTTTYPCHNCARHIVAAGISSVYYIEPYEKSLALDLHDDAINDINIEDCRKVNFIQFEGVSPRRYTKFFFSTSDRKDPEGFAYPFATKYENHADFQFMDSYQDMEDKITEIYTKKINPE, encoded by the coding sequence ATGTCTTCTAATACAGCAAAGAAAATACCTGCCTCCTTATCTACCACAAATTCTTCTTCAGAAGACTCTATTCAAACTATCGTTAACCGGCAATCAAAAGAATTAATTATTGCATTCTGTGGTCCTATCGGATCTGGGATCAAAGCCGTTCGTACAGCGTTTGAAAAGAACTTAAAGGACCTAGGATATATAGTTCACCATATACATATTAGCAGTTTAATGGATGTGGTAAATAAAAAACAATTAAGATTTAGTGACGCCTACGATAGATATATTGAAAAGCAAAAACAAGGCAATTTTCTGCGAGAAAAGTTCGGTTATCAAATAATGGCCGAAGCTGCGATCGCTAGTATTGCTGAGATAAAAGAGAAATCAAAACCTAAAGACACTTCTGAAACGCGATTCACAGGTAAGTTTGCTTATATAATAGATCAGTTGAAAAACCCTGCTGAAGTTGAGTTGTTACGATTAGTTTATCAGCATAATTTTTATTTAGTAGGTGTAGTTAGAAATGAATCTGAAAGAAAGAGAAATCTTAGAGATGAAGGCATTTCACCTCAAAATATTGATGATTTAATACACAGAGACAGAAAGAGCGGTGGAAATTCAGGGCAGCAAGTCGAAAAGACTATTTTAGATGCTGATTTCTTTATAAGAAATAATCAAAGTCATTCTACTCAGTTAAATCGTAAGGTAGAGCGTTTTCTCGGTTTAGTGCATGGAAAAAATGGCATAACGCCATCATTGCATGAAAAAGGCATGTTTAATGCTTTTAGCGCGTCGTTACTGTCAGCATGTCTTTCACGTCAGGTTGGGGCTGCAATAGTTGATAATATGGGGAATGTTTTATCCACAGGTAGAAATGATGTTCCTAGACCTGGTGGAGGGTTATATACATTTGAAGATGAAAATAAAGATTACAGGTGTATCCATAAAGGTGGAAAATGTTATAACGATCTTCATAAATCAAAAATAAAAGAAAAAATAGTTTACCTGATAACAAAAAAAATTGACGGAATTAGGTTAGAAACAGCATCGAAACCATTTGTTGAAAAATCAATTAGAGAATTATTGATTGAGAGTGATTTTATTGAATCATTATCTTCATCAATATATGAAAACTCTCCAATTAAATCATTGATAGAATACTCAAGAGCAATCCATGCTGAAATGGATGCTATTACAACTTTGGCTAGAACAGGTGATGCCTCAACGAAAGATAAAATTATGTTTACTACAACCTATCCTTGCCATAATTGTGCGCGGCATATCGTTGCGGCAGGTATTAGTAGTGTATATTATATCGAACCTTACGAAAAAAGTCTTGCCTTAGACCTTCATGATGATGCTATCAATGATATAAACATTGAAGATTGCAGAAAGGTTAATTTTATTCAATTTGAAGGTGTATCCCCTCGGCGATATACTAAATTTTTCTTCTCGACATCAGATAGAAAGGATCCTGAAGGTTTTGCATACCCCTTTGCGACAAAGTATGAGAATCATGCGGATTTTCAATTTATGGACAGTTATCAAGATATGGAAGATAAAATAACTGAAATTTACACAAAAAAAATTAATCCAGAATAA
- the glpK gene encoding glycerol kinase GlpK, whose amino-acid sequence MTEKKYIVALDQGTTSSRAVVMDHDANIVSVSQREFEQIYPRPGWVEHDPMEIWASQSSTLVEVLAKADISSDEIAAIGITNQRETTVVWERETGKPIYNAIVWQCRRTSEICEQLKRDGMEEYVRSATGLVVDPYFSGTKVKWILDHVEGSRERAKRGELLFGTVDTWLIWKMTQGRVHVTDYTNASRTMLFNINTLEWDDKMLDALDIPRAMLPEVRKSSEVYGQTNIGGKGGTRIPIAGIAGDQQAALFGQLCVKEGMAKNTYGTGCFMLMNTGEKAVKSENGLLTTIACGPRGEVNYALEGAVFMAGASIQWLRDEMKLISDAFDSEYFATKVKDTNGVYVVPAFTGLGAPYWDPYARGAIFGLTRGVNSNHIIRATLESIAYQTRDVLEAMQADSGIRLHALRVDGGAVANNFLMQFQSDILGTRVERPEVREVTALGAAYLAGLAVGFWQNLDELQEKAVIEREFRPGIETTERNFRYSGWKKAVKRALAWEDHEE is encoded by the coding sequence ATGACCGAAAAAAAATATATCGTTGCGCTCGACCAGGGCACTACCAGCTCCCGCGCTGTCGTAATGGATCATGACGCGAACATCGTCAGCGTGTCACAGCGCGAATTTGAGCAAATTTATCCTCGTCCAGGCTGGGTAGAACACGACCCGATGGAGATTTGGGCATCGCAAAGCTCCACGCTGGTTGAAGTGCTGGCGAAAGCCGATATCAGTTCCGACGAGATTGCCGCGATTGGTATCACCAACCAGCGTGAAACTACCGTGGTCTGGGAACGTGAAACCGGTAAGCCTATTTACAACGCTATCGTCTGGCAGTGCCGCCGTACATCCGAGATCTGCGAACAGCTGAAGCGCGACGGTATGGAAGAGTACGTGCGCAGCGCCACGGGTCTGGTGGTTGACCCGTATTTCTCCGGCACCAAAGTGAAATGGATCCTCGACCACGTAGAAGGTTCACGCGAGCGTGCTAAACGCGGCGAGCTGCTGTTCGGTACCGTCGATACCTGGCTTATCTGGAAGATGACCCAGGGACGCGTTCACGTCACCGACTACACCAACGCCTCGCGTACCATGCTGTTCAACATCAACACCCTGGAGTGGGATGACAAGATGCTGGACGCGCTGGACATTCCGCGCGCGATGCTGCCTGAGGTGCGTAAGTCTTCAGAAGTATACGGCCAGACCAACATCGGCGGTAAAGGCGGCACCCGTATTCCTATCGCCGGTATCGCCGGTGACCAGCAGGCGGCGCTGTTTGGCCAGCTGTGCGTCAAGGAAGGGATGGCGAAGAACACCTACGGCACCGGCTGCTTTATGCTGATGAACACCGGCGAAAAGGCGGTGAAATCAGAAAACGGCCTGCTGACCACCATCGCCTGCGGCCCGCGCGGCGAAGTGAACTATGCGCTGGAAGGTGCGGTGTTCATGGCCGGTGCGTCTATCCAGTGGCTGCGCGACGAGATGAAGCTGATCAGCGATGCGTTCGACTCCGAGTACTTCGCGACCAAAGTGAAAGACACCAACGGCGTGTACGTGGTGCCTGCGTTCACCGGTCTGGGCGCACCGTACTGGGATCCGTATGCACGCGGGGCGATTTTCGGCCTGACGCGCGGTGTGAACTCTAACCACATTATTCGCGCTACTCTCGAATCCATCGCCTACCAGACGCGCGACGTGCTGGAAGCGATGCAGGCTGATTCCGGCATTCGTCTGCACGCCCTGCGCGTGGACGGCGGTGCGGTAGCGAATAACTTCCTGATGCAGTTCCAGTCCGACATTCTCGGCACCCGCGTTGAGCGCCCTGAAGTGCGTGAAGTCACGGCGCTGGGCGCGGCGTACCTTGCCGGTCTGGCGGTAGGCTTCTGGCAGAACCTGGACGAGCTGCAGGAAAAAGCGGTTATCGAACGCGAGTTCCGTCCGGGCATCGAAACCACCGAGCGTAACTTCCGCTACAGCGGCTGGAAAAAAGCGGTGAAACGCGCCCTGGCGTGGGAAGATCACGAAGAGTAA
- the zapB gene encoding septal ring assembly protein ZapB: MSLEVFEKLESKVQQAIDTITLLQMEIEELKEKNNSLAQEVQNAQHGREELERENNQLREQQNGWQDRLQALLGRMEEV, from the coding sequence ATGTCTTTAGAAGTGTTTGAGAAACTGGAATCGAAAGTACAGCAGGCGATTGACACCATCACCCTGCTGCAGATGGAAATTGAAGAGCTGAAAGAGAAGAACAACAGCCTGGCGCAGGAAGTTCAGAACGCTCAGCACGGCCGCGAAGAACTGGAGCGCGAAAACAACCAGCTGCGCGAACAGCAGAACGGCTGGCAGGATCGCCTGCAGGCGCTGCTGGGACGTATGGAAGAAGTCTAA
- a CDS encoding DUF6708 domain-containing protein, translating into MFNPFKRFPADPSKQFDKMFLRLSDKGVSRVYSQKTGDPDVKGIYGFDSVVRLNSTYLELVDRNYRWREGWTFAGAFFFCLFLGLFFQPLITLLQTGFHSIGIWIVAIILWIVMLLLSWGASRIMVSEVFFSTYYPIRFNRKNGMVYVYQSGGDVLSIPWQDFRFVLTNGKNFTITEWAIIGCVMGDDGDTITRTFPLPINLAWDPEDLTMYWEFIRCYMEEGDEYLPDLADSIAWCPPVEKQKEGWLFGLLYLSKQWLGRLGLLVNALQLPFFFVISFPRWLVMLTCKIPEWPAEVAAACQPDENDPVNKGAEHNPPQVWRPMLGLQGKERYARTFAKERGAMDRVVARLKAKYGGQNHAD; encoded by the coding sequence ATGTTTAATCCCTTTAAACGATTCCCTGCCGACCCGTCCAAACAGTTCGATAAAATGTTTCTCCGCCTCAGTGATAAAGGCGTCTCCCGGGTTTATTCGCAGAAAACGGGCGACCCGGATGTGAAAGGGATTTACGGATTTGACAGCGTGGTGCGGCTGAACTCAACGTACCTGGAGCTGGTTGATCGGAATTACAGATGGCGTGAAGGTTGGACATTTGCGGGAGCTTTCTTTTTTTGTCTGTTCCTGGGTTTGTTTTTTCAGCCACTAATTACACTGTTACAAACTGGCTTTCATAGCATTGGCATATGGATTGTTGCCATCATTCTCTGGATCGTTATGTTACTGCTATCTTGGGGGGCAAGCCGGATAATGGTCTCTGAAGTTTTTTTCAGTACCTATTACCCGATCCGCTTTAACCGTAAAAATGGGATGGTGTATGTCTACCAGTCCGGTGGAGATGTTTTGTCGATACCGTGGCAGGATTTTCGCTTTGTTCTGACCAATGGAAAGAATTTCACCATTACAGAATGGGCCATTATAGGGTGTGTTATGGGAGATGACGGGGACACGATCACGCGAACTTTCCCCCTTCCTATTAATCTGGCCTGGGACCCCGAAGACCTGACCATGTACTGGGAATTTATCCGCTGCTATATGGAAGAGGGGGATGAGTATCTCCCGGACCTCGCGGACTCCATTGCCTGGTGCCCGCCGGTTGAAAAGCAGAAAGAGGGCTGGCTGTTCGGACTGCTCTACCTTAGCAAGCAGTGGCTCGGGCGGCTCGGCCTGCTGGTGAATGCGCTGCAGCTTCCCTTCTTTTTCGTCATCAGCTTTCCGCGCTGGCTGGTCATGCTGACCTGCAAAATACCGGAATGGCCTGCGGAGGTAGCTGCTGCCTGTCAGCCGGACGAGAATGACCCTGTCAATAAAGGCGCTGAGCATAATCCACCGCAGGTCTGGCGACCAATGCTGGGCTTGCAGGGCAAGGAGCGTTATGCCCGCACGTTTGCAAAAGAGCGCGGAGCAATGGACCGGGTTGTTGCCCGGCTGAAAGCCAAATATGGCGGGCAGAACCATGCGGACTGA
- a CDS encoding DUF6708 domain-containing protein: MFNPFKRFPADPTKRFYKGFLRLSDERVFKIYSQKTGNSNVQGVSGFDSVVRLNSTYLELVDRFYNWRGTWTLAGFFFFCLSFYVFLQPLITLLQDGFHSAALWIVDIIIWGITLPLCLGLYRMMTSEVFFSTYYPIRFNRKNRMVYVYQSGGTVLSVPWQELTFVLYPTKGRLSTQWTIVGCLTGDDGDTVTGAIPLPINVNWDPEDLTMYWEFIRCYMEEGDEYLPDLADSIAWCPPVEKQKEGWLFGLFYLSKQWFGRLGLMVNALQLPVFFVLSFPRWLVMLTCKIPEWPAEVAAACQPDENDPVNKGAEHNPPQVWRPMLGLQGKERYARTFAKERGAMDRIVARLKAKYGGQIHAD; encoded by the coding sequence ATGTTTAATCCCTTTAAACGATTCCCTGCCGACCCGACAAAACGGTTCTATAAGGGATTTCTCCGCCTCAGTGATGAACGTGTTTTTAAAATTTATTCGCAGAAAACAGGCAATTCGAATGTTCAAGGGGTCTCCGGGTTTGACAGTGTGGTGCGCCTGAACTCGACCTATCTGGAGCTGGTTGACCGTTTTTACAACTGGCGCGGAACATGGACGCTGGCCGGATTTTTCTTTTTTTGTCTGTCTTTTTATGTGTTTTTACAGCCGTTAATCACGTTGTTGCAAGATGGTTTTCATAGTGCAGCTCTCTGGATTGTTGACATCATTATCTGGGGGATTACGCTGCCGCTCTGTTTGGGGTTATACCGGATGATGACCTCCGAGGTATTTTTCAGCACCTACTATCCGATCCGCTTTAACCGTAAAAACAGGATGGTTTATGTCTACCAGTCCGGCGGAACGGTGTTGTCCGTTCCTTGGCAGGAGCTTACTTTTGTCCTGTATCCAACGAAGGGACGACTCTCAACGCAGTGGACCATTGTGGGATGTCTTACGGGTGATGACGGAGATACTGTCACGGGGGCGATTCCTCTCCCGATTAATGTGAACTGGGACCCGGAAGACCTGACCATGTACTGGGAATTTATCCGCTGCTATATGGAAGAGGGAGATGAGTATCTCCCGGACCTCGCGGACTCCATAGCCTGGTGCCCGCCGGTTGAAAAGCAGAAAGAGGGCTGGCTGTTCGGACTGTTCTATCTCAGTAAGCAGTGGTTCGGGCGACTCGGTCTGATGGTTAATGCGCTGCAGCTTCCTGTGTTTTTCGTTCTCAGTTTTCCGCGCTGGCTGGTCATGCTGACCTGCAAAATACCGGAATGGCCTGCGGAGGTAGCTGCGGCCTGTCAGCCGGACGAGAATGACCCTGTCAATAAAGGCGCTGAGCATAATCCACCGCAGGTCTGGCGACCGATGCTGGGCTTGCAGGGTAAGGAGCGTTACGCCCGCACGTTTGCAAAAGAGCGCGGAGCAATGGACCGGATCGTTGCCCGACTGAAAGCCAAATATGGCGGGCAGATCCATGCGGACTGA